From a single Kryptolebias marmoratus isolate JLee-2015 linkage group LG17, ASM164957v2, whole genome shotgun sequence genomic region:
- the LOC108237253 gene encoding cAMP-dependent protein kinase type I-alpha regulatory subunit, with product MASGSTSSEEERSLRECEQYVQKHNIQQLLKDCIVQLCTSRPDRPMAFLREYFERLEKEEAKQIQSQQKASSSRSDSRDEEVSPPMNPVVKGRRRRGAFSAEVYTEEDAASYVRKVIPKDYKTMAALAKAIEKNVLFSHLDDNERSDIFDAMFPVTYIAGETVIQQGDEGDNFYVIDQGEMDVYVNNEWVTSIGEGGSFGELALIYGTPRAATVRAKTNVKLWGIDRDSYRRILMGSTLRKRKMYEEFLRKVSILESLDKWERLTVADALEPVQFEDGQKIVVQGQPGDEFFIILEGSAAVLQRRSENEEFVEVGRLGPSDYFGEIALLMNRPRAATVVARGPLKCVKLDRPRFERVLGPCSDILKRNIQQYNSFVSLSV from the exons ATGGCATCTGGAAGCACGAGCAGCGAGGAGGAGCGGAGTCTGAGGGAGTGTGAGCAGTAtgtgcagaaacacaacattcagcagctgctgaaggaCTGCATTGTCCAGCTGTGCACCTCCAGGCCCGACCGGCCCATGGCCTTCCTCAGAGAGTACTTTGAGAGGCTCGAGAAG GAGGAGGCCAAGCAGATCCAGAGCCAGCAGAAGGCCAGCAGTTCCCGCTCAGACTCCCGCGACGAGGAGGTGTCTCCACCCATGAACCCCGTGGTAAAGGGCCGCCGACGAAGAGGAGCCTTCAGCGCTGAGGTTTACACGGAGGAAGACGCAGCCTCATACGTCAGAAAG GTCATTCCAAAAGACTACAAAACAATGGCTGCTTTGGCTAAAGCTATCGAAAAGAATGTGCTCTTCTCACACCTGGATGACAACGAGAGGAG CGATATATTTGATGCAATGTTTCCAGTCACCTATATTGCTGGGGAAACTGTTATCCAGCAAG GTGACGAGGGCGACAATTTCTACGTCATCGATCAAGGGGAGATGGAC GTATACGTGAACAACGAATGGGTGACCAGCATCGGGGAGGGTGGCAGCTTCGGCGAGCTGGCGCTGATCTACGGCACCCCGAGGGCGGCGACAGTCCGAGCCAAGACCAACGTGAAGCTGTGGGGCATTGACAGAGACAGCTACAGGAGAATACTCATG GGAAGCACTTTGAGAAAGAGGAAGATGTACGAAGAATTCCTCAGGAAAGTGTCCATTTTAG AGTCTCTGGACAAGTGGGAGCGTCTGACGGTGGCCGATGCCTTAGAACCGGTCCAGTTCGAGGACGGACAGAAGATCGTGGTGCAGGGACAGCCCGGGGACGAGTTCTTCATCATCTTAGAG ggTTCTGCGGCTGTTTTGCAGCGGCGCTCGGAGAACGAGGAGTTTGTTGAAGTGGGAAGATTAGGACCATCTGATTACTTTG GTGAGATCGCTCTGCTGATGAACCGCCCCCGCGCCGCCACGGTGGTCGCCCGGGGGCCCCTGAAGTGCGTAAAGCTGGACCGGCCTCGTTTCGAGCGCGTCCTGGGCCCGTGCTCGGACATCCTGAAACGCAACATCCAACAGTACAACAGCTTCGTGTCGCTGTCCGTCTGA
- the fam20a gene encoding pseudokinase FAM20A has protein sequence MKRDRFLLAAALTAIFSADFYFVLLPKLRSRAQSGEARVCDCGPANGTLGLPDLGGLAKPRLSNRTRPGAVPPSEPADDGGSKLERLLAHPLYNIRTPDLRAEEKLLQVEQLMEYYKKKVSHWERHKKLYNEAAAVANVSLTVRDMKYDPDAGWLRFHSGINRYALYSQEDPAVLQLLEDMRTMAVVDADYTQDEKALKGACDCTQVVKPSGHHLKLALKMRNFGKAMFKPMRQQREEETPEDFFYFVDFQRHNAEIAAFHLDRILDFRRVPPVAGRRLNVTGEVLHVAHNEDLRAVFFTSPANNTCFFAKCLYVCKTEYAVCGSPDLLEGSLSAYLPGLSVAPRLSVPNPWTRSYTFSGQQEWEVNPFFCDSVKQMHPYNTGNRLLNIIDMSIFDFLIGNMDRHHYEVFTKFGDEGFLLHLDNARGFGKHSHDELSILAPLSQCCMIKRSTLLRLQLLARSEFRLSDVMRESLLRDSLLPVLTEPHLLALDRRLQKVLRAVQRCVRRLGKDEVITRDFIKATEKPQATTDPEASR, from the exons ATGAAGAGGGACCGATTCCTCCTGGCTGCAGCCCTCACAGCCATCTTCTCAGCCGACTTCTACTTCGTCCTGCTGCCCAAGCTGCGCAGCCGGGCGCAGAGCGGCGAGGCGCGCGTCTGCGACTGCGGCCCCGCCAACGGGACCCTCGGCCTCCCAGACCTGGGGGGGCTGGCCAAGCCGCGCCTCTCCAACCGGACCCGACCGGGCGCCGTCCCCCCATCTGAGCCCGCCGATGATGGAGGCTCCAAGCTGGAGAGGCTGTTGGCTCATCCTCTGTACAACATCCGGACCCCAGACCTGAGGGCggaggagaagctgctgcaggtggagcagctgatgGAGTACTACAAGAAGAAGGTGTCGCACTGGGAAAG GCATAAGAAACTGTACAACGAGGCAGCAGCTGTGGCCAACGTCTCCCTGACGGTGCGAGACATGAAGTACGACCCGGATGCCGGCTGGCTGAGGTTCCACTCCGGGATCAACCGCTACGCCCTGTACTCCCAGGAGGATCCCGCCGTCCTCCAGCTCCTCGAGGACATGCGGACCATGGCGGTTGTCGACGCAG ATTACACTCAGGATGAGAAAGCCTTAAAAGGAGCGTGTGATTGCACTCAAG tgGTGAAACCCAGCGGACACCACCTGAAGCTGGCTCTGAAGATGCGCAACTTCGGGAAAGCCATGTTCAAGCCAATGAG aCAGCAGAGGGAAGAGGAGACTCCAGAGGACTTCTTCTACTTTGTGGACTTCCAGAGACACAATGCAGAGATCGCAGCCTTTCACCTGGACAG GATTCTGGACTTCCGAAGGGTCCCTCCGGTAGCCGGGAGGCGACTGAACGTCACAGGAGAAGTTCTCCACGTGGCCCACAACGAAGACCTGCGAGCCGTGTTCTTCACCTCACCTG CGAACAACACGTGCTTCTTCGCTAAGTGCCTCTACGTGTGCAAGACGGAGTACGCCGTGTGCGGCAGCCCGGACCTGCTGGAGGGCTCGCTCTCTGCCTACCTGCCGGGCCTCAGCGTCGCTCCTCGCCTCTCCGTCCCCAACCCCTGGACCCGCTCCTACACCTTCAGCGGCCAGCAGGA GTGGGAAGTGAATCCTTTCTTCTGCGACTCAGTCAAGCAAATGCATCCTTACAACACCGGCAACAGGCTGCTCAACATCATAGACATGTCCATCTTTGACTTCCTGATAG GTAACATGGACAGACACCAttatgaggttttcaccaaatttGGAGATGAGGGGTTTCTTCTCCACCTGGATAATGCCAGAGG GTTTGGGAAGCACTCTCATGATGAGCTGTCCATCCTGGCTCCGCTGTCTCAGTGCTGCAT GATAAAGCGTTCCACTCTGCTGAGGCTGCAGCTCCTGGCCCGGTCAGAGTTCAGGCTCAGTGACGTGATGAGGGAATCCCTCCTGAGGGATTCGCTGCTGCCCGTCCTGACCGAGCCCCACCTGTTGGCGCTGGACCGCAGGTTACAGAAGGTCCTCCGAGCGGTCCAGCGCTGCGTCCGCAGGCTGGGCAAGGACGAGGTGATCACCAGAGACTTTATTAAAGCCACAGAGAAACCTCAGGCGACCACAGATCCGGAAGCGTCCAGGTAA